Part of the Rhizobiales bacterium NRL2 genome is shown below.
GCGCAGGTGCCGGACGCCGCCGGCGCCCTCTGCCATGGCGGCGGCGGGCAGTACCGCGTCCAGCGCGGTCAGCGCGTGCTCAGGGATTTCTTGACCGGGCGCGGCGACGAGCGTCAGAACCGTCTGCATGAACGAGTCTCCGGAGCGGAAGCAGGGGGGGAACGAGGCCCTGCTGATACTCGGCCCGACGGCCAGCGGCAAGTCCGCGCTGGCGCTGGCCGCCGCGCAGGATTTCGGCGGGGTCGTGATCAATGCCGATTCCATGCAGGTCTACCGCGACCTCAGGATCATTACTGCGCGGCCTGACGAGCGGGCGCTGGCCGCCGCGCCGCATCGGCTCTACGGCTTTCTCGACGCGGCGGAGATCTGTTCGGCGGTGCGCTGGGCCGAACTGGCCGCCGGGGAGGTGCGCGCCGCCCGCGCGGCGGGACGTCTGCCCATTATCGTCGGCGGTTCCGGGCTCTATGTCCGCGCCCTGCTGGAAGGCTTCTCGCCGATCCCCGACATCGATCCTGCACACCGCAAGGCGGCGGCGGCGAAACTGGCCGAACTGGGCGGCGAGCGTTTCCGCGCCGAACTGGCCGGGGTCGACGCGGCGTCGGCGGCGCGGCTGCATGCGGGCGACAGCCAGCGGCTGATCCGCGCCTGGGAGGTCTGGCTGGGCACCGGCCGGCCGCTTTCCGAATGGCAGATGCTGCCGCCGGAGCCGCCGCCGCTGGATCCGGACCTGCTGAAGGTCGTCCTGCTGCCCGACCGGAAGATGCTCTACGAACGCTGCGACGCCCGCTTCGGCGAAATGCTGGCGCAGGGCGCCATGGCGGAGGTCCGCGCCCTGGCGGCGCGCCGCCTGGACCCGGATCTGCCCGCCATGAAGGCGCTGGGCGTGCCGCAGCTCATCGCCGCCGACCGGGGCGAGATCGGACTGGAGACTGCCGCCGCGGAAGCCCGCACCCTGACCCGCCGCTACGCGAAGCGGCAGGTGACATGGCTCAGGCATCAGATAATTTCCGACATCACCCATGACGCGCAACATATGGAAAGAATGAAGGCCGATATCTTTCCGAAAATAAGCGAATTCCTGTTGACCCGTTCCTGACCCTGCCCTATGGTCCGCCGGCCCTCTCCGGGGGACCGGCCTTTCCGGCTGCCAGCGCGGATTTTCCGCCGCCGGCGGGCGGTCAATTCGCGGCCGCCCCGGCGGGGCGTTTCGTTTGTGAACCCGAGACGCAAGACAGATGGGACAGACCAATGTCGACCAAGACGATGACCGGCGCTGAAATACTGATCAAGGCACTCGTCGATCAGGGCGTGGACACGGTATTCGGATATCCGGGCGGCGCGGTACTACCCATCTATGATGCGCTGTTCCAGCAGAACTCCATTCG
Proteins encoded:
- a CDS encoding tRNA (adenosine(37)-N6)-dimethylallyltransferase MiaA yields the protein MNESPERKQGGNEALLILGPTASGKSALALAAAQDFGGVVINADSMQVYRDLRIITARPDERALAAAPHRLYGFLDAAEICSAVRWAELAAGEVRAARAAGRLPIIVGGSGLYVRALLEGFSPIPDIDPAHRKAAAAKLAELGGERFRAELAGVDAASAARLHAGDSQRLIRAWEVWLGTGRPLSEWQMLPPEPPPLDPDLLKVVLLPDRKMLYERCDARFGEMLAQGAMAEVRALAARRLDPDLPAMKALGVPQLIAADRGEIGLETAAAEARTLTRRYAKRQVTWLRHQIISDITHDAQHMERMKADIFPKISEFLLTRS